The following nucleotide sequence is from Calditerricola satsumensis.
TGGCCGACGCCGGTGTGGGCAGCGTGTCCGAGGTGTTTGACGGCGACTTCCCCCACCGTCCCGGCGGCTGCATCGCCCAGGCGTGGAGCGTGGCCGAACTCTTGCGGGCGTGGGTGGAGGACGTCAGTCCGGCCAGCGCCAGCCTTTCGGATAGTGGTTTTTGAGCTGGCCGCCGACCTGCTTTCCCCAACCGAGCGGAAAGCCGTCGACGGTGACCACCGTCCAGCCGGCCTCGCCCGCCCGGGTCAGCGGCTCGCCGCGCAGATAGGCCCGCACGGCCGGGTCGTCGGCGGCGAAGTCGGCGCGCCGGCGGAAGGCGTCGCCCGGCAGGCCGAGGGCGAGCACATGCCCCGGTTCAAAGCGGTCCTTCTTCACCGCGCCGAGGGGCCAGCCAAAACGGACGATGCGCAGCCCGCCGAGGTCGGGCAGCGTGTCGTGGTCGTCGGGCAGGCGGTACAGGAAGGCGCCAACCAGGGCGAAGTCTCCGTCGACGGTCCGCGTCAGGGCCTCGCCTTCAAAGCGCCGGTACAGGGCGACGGCGTCGGCCACGGCGCCGGTTGGGCGCGGGCGCATGCGGCGCCGGCTGTCCGCGGCAGCTTCAGCTTCGGGCTCCGGTTCACCTGCATCCGGGCGCTTTTCCAGCAGGGCGAGGAAATGCCCTTCGCCGCGCACGCGGTGGGGCCACAGGCGCATGGCGCGCGCGAGGGCAGGGCGGCCGTCCGCCCATTCCGGGCGGCCCGGCGCGAAATGGGGCGCCGGCGGCGGGGCCACCAGGTCAAAGGCCGGGTGTTCGTCCAGGAATTGGGCGATGACCCGCTCGTTCTCCTCGGGGGCGAAGGTGCAGGTGGAGTAGACGAGCCGTCCGCCGGGGCGCAGCATGGCCGCCGCGCTGCGCAAGATGGCCAGCTGCCGCCGGGCGTGGGGCTCAAGCTGCTTTTCGTCCCACT
It contains:
- a CDS encoding RsmB/NOP family class I SAM-dependent RNA methyltransferase; amino-acid sequence: METKLPPAFLQRMRALLGPAEFEAFVASYRKPRTHGLCVNTLKIAPDELARRLGLSLAPVPWCPEGFSCDEAAQPGKHPYHAAGLYYLQEPSAMAAAVLLDPQPGERVLDLCAAPGGKTTHLAQRMGDQGLLVANEIHPARVKALVVNLERFGVKNTLVLNESPDRLEARFAAFFDRILVDAPCSGEGMFRKDPDTIKEWDEKQLEPHARRQLAILRSAAAMLRPGGRLVYSTCTFAPEENERVIAQFLDEHPAFDLVAPPPAPHFAPGRPEWADGRPALARAMRLWPHRVRGEGHFLALLEKRPDAGEPEPEAEAAADSRRRMRPRPTGAVADAVALYRRFEGEALTRTVDGDFALVGAFLYRLPDDHDTLPDLGGLRIVRFGWPLGAVKKDRFEPGHVLALGLPGDAFRRRADFAADDPAVRAYLRGEPLTRAGEAGWTVVTVDGFPLGWGKQVGGQLKNHYPKGWRWPD